A window from Methylococcus mesophilus encodes these proteins:
- a CDS encoding RidA family protein, which translates to MTRQVIHTDHAPRAIGTYSQAIKVGNTVYLSGQIPLDPATMTLVDDNMEVQIRRVFDNLGAVAEAAGGTLGDIVKLNVFLTDLGHFPLVNEIMANYFSEPYPARAAVGVAALPRGAGVEMDAVLVLPE; encoded by the coding sequence ATGACACGCCAAGTCATCCACACCGATCATGCACCCAGGGCCATCGGCACCTATTCCCAGGCGATCAAGGTAGGCAACACCGTCTACCTGTCCGGCCAGATCCCGCTCGATCCGGCCACCATGACGCTCGTCGACGACAACATGGAAGTCCAGATCCGGCGGGTTTTCGACAATCTCGGCGCGGTTGCCGAAGCCGCCGGGGGCACGCTGGGGGACATCGTGAAACTCAACGTTTTCCTGACCGATCTCGGGCATTTTCCGCTGGTCAACGAAATCATGGCGAACTATTTTTCGGAGCCTTACCCGGCACGCGCTGCCGTCGGCGTCGCCGCCCTACCGCGGGGTGCCGGCGTGGAAATGGACGCAGTCCTCGTGTTGCCGGAATAG
- the recG gene encoding ATP-dependent DNA helicase RecG — translation MPKWRRLDQFSLDNLQGAGEKTIGRLNKLGIFNLQDILLHLPIRYEDRTRLTPLGALQPGQSALVEGEVELADVAGSGRRSLICRISDGTGFLNLRFFHFRPEQLRALNNLRRIRCFGEVRPGMHGLEMVHPEYEALHGSTPLPLESGLTPVYPTTDGLRQQSLRRFVAQALRSADPDQEDSVRLPPRLAPELDAMSWWDAVRSLHRPPDAHPETLERARRRLAYEELLAHHLSLARFRQEIRRRSAPGLCVDESVKETFRAGLPFFLTGAQRRVIGEIESDLRSGRPMMRLLQGDVGSGKTVIAAHAALAAASNGWQAALMAPTELLAEQHFHTFSDWLASSGVPTTLLTGRLKGQSRREALAAIASGDTALVIGTHALFQETVEFHRLGLTIIDEQHRFGVHQRLALRDKAHPDAALPHQLVMTATPIPRTLAILGYADLDCSIIDELPPGRTPVVTSVIPSTRRGEIIDRIASWVANGRQAYWVCTLIEESEALQCEAAANTAASLAQALPGLRVRLLHGRMSAPEKHSVMQEFKGSGSDILVATTVIEVGVDVPNAGLMIIENPERLGLAQIHQLRGRVGRGPGDAYCILLYQPPLSASGRERLKILKESSDGFVIAEKDLQLRGPGEFLGVRQTGLARFRIADLARDADLIERVGASTEHLFECHTELITPLIDRWVGQGFHYAGA, via the coding sequence ATGCCGAAATGGCGGAGACTGGATCAGTTCTCCCTGGACAACCTGCAGGGGGCGGGCGAAAAGACCATAGGCCGCCTCAACAAGCTCGGCATCTTCAACCTGCAGGATATCCTGCTCCACCTGCCGATCCGCTATGAGGACCGGACCCGACTCACGCCGCTGGGCGCACTGCAGCCTGGCCAGTCCGCTCTGGTGGAGGGCGAGGTGGAACTCGCCGATGTCGCTGGATCCGGCCGGCGGTCGCTGATCTGCCGGATCAGCGACGGTACCGGCTTCCTCAATCTTCGTTTCTTCCATTTTCGGCCTGAGCAGCTCCGGGCGCTGAACAACCTTCGGCGGATCCGCTGTTTCGGCGAGGTGCGTCCCGGTATGCATGGGCTGGAAATGGTCCACCCGGAGTATGAGGCACTGCATGGATCTACCCCCCTCCCCCTGGAATCGGGGCTGACGCCGGTCTACCCGACCACGGACGGATTGCGCCAGCAAAGCCTGCGGCGGTTCGTGGCCCAGGCCCTGCGCTCAGCCGACCCGGACCAGGAAGACTCGGTCAGGCTTCCTCCGCGGCTGGCTCCCGAGCTCGACGCGATGTCATGGTGGGATGCCGTGCGCAGCCTGCACCGCCCCCCCGACGCCCACCCGGAAACCCTGGAGCGTGCCCGCCGCCGCCTGGCTTATGAGGAACTGCTCGCCCATCATCTGAGCTTGGCCCGCTTTCGGCAGGAGATCCGCCGGCGATCCGCGCCCGGGCTGTGCGTGGATGAATCTGTCAAGGAGACTTTCCGGGCCGGGCTGCCTTTCTTCCTGACTGGGGCTCAGAGACGGGTGATTGGCGAGATCGAATCGGACCTGCGTAGCGGCCGCCCCATGATGCGGCTGCTGCAAGGTGACGTGGGCTCCGGAAAGACGGTCATTGCGGCACACGCGGCGCTGGCGGCTGCGTCCAATGGCTGGCAGGCGGCCCTTATGGCTCCCACCGAGTTGCTAGCCGAACAGCATTTTCACACCTTCAGCGACTGGCTGGCTTCCTCCGGCGTGCCAACGACGCTGCTTACCGGAAGGCTCAAGGGCCAGAGCCGTAGGGAGGCTTTGGCTGCGATAGCGAGTGGTGATACAGCGCTGGTCATAGGAACCCATGCGCTGTTCCAGGAGACCGTCGAGTTCCACCGGCTCGGCCTTACCATCATCGACGAACAGCATCGCTTCGGCGTCCACCAGCGTCTGGCCTTGCGCGACAAAGCCCACCCGGACGCCGCACTGCCCCATCAACTGGTCATGACCGCCACACCCATTCCCCGCACGCTGGCGATTCTCGGCTACGCCGATCTGGACTGCTCGATCATCGACGAACTTCCGCCAGGGCGAACACCCGTCGTCACCAGCGTGATACCCTCGACCCGCCGCGGGGAAATCATTGACCGGATCGCCAGTTGGGTCGCCAACGGCAGGCAAGCCTACTGGGTCTGCACACTGATCGAAGAATCGGAGGCCCTGCAATGCGAAGCCGCCGCGAATACGGCCGCCAGCCTCGCCCAAGCGCTGCCCGGCCTTCGCGTCCGGCTGCTGCATGGACGCATGTCCGCGCCGGAAAAACATTCCGTCATGCAGGAGTTCAAAGGCAGTGGATCCGATATCCTCGTCGCGACGACGGTGATCGAAGTGGGCGTCGACGTGCCCAACGCCGGCCTGATGATCATCGAGAATCCGGAGCGGCTGGGACTCGCCCAGATCCACCAGCTTCGGGGCCGGGTCGGCCGTGGACCGGGCGACGCCTATTGCATTCTCCTGTACCAACCGCCCTTGTCCGCCAGCGGCAGAGAGCGGCTGAAAATCCTGAAGGAATCCTCGGACGGCTTCGTCATCGCGGAGAAAGACCTCCAGTTGCGGGGACCTGGCGAATTTCTAGGGGTCCGCCAGACTGGGCTGGCCCGATTCCGGATTGCGGATCTGGCCCGCGACGCCGATCTGATCGAACGGGTAGGCGCAAGCACCGAGCACTTGTTTGAGTGCCACACTGAACTGATCACTCCATTGATCGACCGCTGGGTAGGACAAGGGTTTCATTACGCCGGTGCATAA
- a CDS encoding YMGG-like glycine zipper-containing protein, protein MTSYPAVRPFPLSANFTRICGALIITLGMAGCAGMTPTQQRMTSGTLIGAGGGAVIGALAGNAAMGAGIGAAAGLAGGYLYQKYKENQAETYAEGYRQGQASTQSKKKQKNTQPQ, encoded by the coding sequence ATGACCAGCTACCCCGCCGTTCGCCCATTTCCCCTTTCAGCCAATTTCACTCGCATCTGCGGCGCATTGATCATTACTCTTGGGATGGCCGGGTGCGCCGGGATGACCCCTACCCAGCAGCGTATGACGTCCGGCACGCTGATCGGCGCCGGAGGCGGAGCGGTCATCGGGGCGCTGGCGGGCAATGCCGCTATGGGGGCGGGTATCGGTGCCGCAGCGGGACTCGCCGGCGGATACCTGTATCAGAAATACAAGGAAAACCAAGCCGAGACCTACGCCGAAGGCTACCGGCAAGGCCAAGCCAGCACGCAATCGAAGAAGAAGCAGAAAAATACGCAGCCGCAGTAG
- the rsfS gene encoding ribosome silencing factor, which yields MPMHIDSLLEIVVAALDEGKGRDVKIIDLRGKTAIADFFVIASGTSDRHVRSLAGNVEASAKANALQPFGLEGEDSGEWVVVDLGDVVVHVMKPPVREFYQLEKLWAETFPAAA from the coding sequence ATGCCTATGCACATTGACTCGTTGCTCGAAATCGTCGTCGCGGCGCTGGATGAGGGAAAAGGGCGTGACGTCAAAATCATCGATCTGCGCGGAAAAACGGCGATCGCCGATTTTTTCGTGATCGCTAGCGGAACCTCCGATCGCCACGTCAGGTCGCTGGCGGGGAATGTTGAAGCCAGCGCCAAAGCGAATGCGCTTCAGCCCTTCGGGTTGGAAGGCGAAGATTCCGGCGAGTGGGTGGTGGTGGATCTCGGAGACGTAGTCGTGCACGTGATGAAGCCGCCGGTACGCGAGTTTTACCAGCTCGAGAAGCTCTGGGCCGAGACGTTTCCCGCTGCTGCCTGA
- a CDS encoding lytic transglycosylase: MKRFPPRPRLLVTMSLVALLLPACTSKPNNLKASIPEPRLGAVSEDPGKPKKGKQASPGSQYDTLWERMFSLYALPKVEHRSVDREVSWFINHPEYLKRAQRRAEPFLYTIVRQLEKHKMPGELALLPIVESAFQPHAVSPARAAGIWQFIPETGRRYGLKRSRSYDGRRDVYASTRAAIKYLKKLNNDFDGDWLLAVAAYNCGEGAVAKAIQRNEARNLPTDFWSLDLPEETKAYVPRLLAVSKVFANADRYAVDLHYIPNEAIFKPVKVSSQLDLALAADAADMSLERMLELNPGFKHQHTDIEGSYRLFVPADKSRKFKKELARLAMGGQFDSRPSGYDETGRREFGNRNSPDAAVSEDVLDSARGGSERKPATFRYGSEDTYPSSYGERGSGKDLNRSERWQPGELGRRESSGVVAHLRDGTRLRDALGREHEDKTVKGRRGRDEDSGHSKKGKHGRKDEDWNVAADSARSRAETPHDERNIRSKEKRAVSRLSDERHGGGIKASQSIRHTVKPGETLFAISQRFGVSVADLRKWNGVKENKLEAGRNIKVSAGKD; encoded by the coding sequence ATGAAGCGTTTTCCGCCCCGTCCGCGATTACTTGTCACCATGTCCCTGGTGGCGCTGCTTCTTCCCGCCTGTACCAGTAAGCCGAATAACCTCAAAGCGTCGATTCCGGAGCCCCGCCTTGGGGCCGTTTCCGAAGACCCTGGCAAGCCCAAGAAGGGGAAGCAGGCATCGCCGGGTTCCCAGTACGACACCTTGTGGGAGCGAATGTTCTCGCTCTACGCCTTGCCCAAGGTGGAACACCGTTCCGTGGACCGTGAGGTGTCGTGGTTCATCAACCACCCCGAATACCTGAAGCGCGCTCAGAGGCGCGCTGAACCCTTCCTATATACCATCGTTCGGCAGCTCGAGAAACACAAGATGCCGGGAGAGTTGGCGCTGTTGCCCATCGTCGAAAGCGCATTTCAGCCGCATGCGGTTTCTCCCGCCCGGGCCGCCGGGATATGGCAGTTCATCCCGGAAACCGGACGCCGGTACGGCTTGAAACGGAGCCGTTCCTACGATGGACGCCGCGATGTTTACGCCTCGACGCGGGCTGCAATCAAGTACTTGAAAAAACTCAACAATGACTTCGATGGCGACTGGCTTCTGGCGGTAGCTGCTTACAACTGCGGCGAAGGAGCGGTTGCCAAAGCGATACAGCGCAACGAGGCACGGAATCTGCCTACCGACTTCTGGTCGTTGGACCTGCCGGAAGAGACGAAGGCCTATGTGCCCCGGTTGTTGGCCGTATCGAAGGTTTTCGCGAATGCCGACAGATATGCGGTCGACCTGCATTACATTCCGAACGAAGCCATTTTCAAGCCGGTGAAAGTGAGCTCTCAGCTGGATCTTGCGCTGGCGGCGGATGCGGCTGACATGAGTCTGGAACGGATGCTCGAATTGAATCCCGGCTTCAAGCATCAGCATACCGATATCGAAGGCTCCTATCGTCTTTTCGTGCCCGCGGACAAATCGCGCAAATTCAAGAAGGAACTGGCTAGGTTGGCTATGGGCGGACAATTCGATTCCCGTCCCTCTGGTTATGATGAGACTGGACGACGCGAATTCGGCAATCGGAATTCACCCGACGCAGCCGTCTCGGAAGATGTTTTGGACTCGGCTCGCGGCGGGTCCGAGCGAAAGCCGGCTACCTTTCGTTACGGGTCCGAGGATACCTATCCGTCGAGCTATGGCGAGCGGGGCTCAGGCAAGGATTTGAATCGGAGCGAGCGCTGGCAGCCTGGTGAACTCGGACGCCGGGAAAGTTCCGGGGTGGTCGCTCACTTGCGGGACGGAACCCGCCTCCGGGACGCTTTGGGACGGGAACACGAAGACAAGACGGTAAAGGGTAGGCGGGGTCGTGATGAAGACTCTGGCCATTCGAAGAAAGGAAAACATGGACGTAAGGATGAGGACTGGAATGTCGCGGCAGACTCGGCCCGTTCCCGGGCAGAGACGCCTCATGACGAACGGAACATCCGAAGCAAGGAGAAGCGCGCCGTATCGAGATTGTCCGATGAAAGGCATGGCGGGGGGATCAAGGCGTCGCAATCCATTCGCCATACCGTTAAGCCCGGCGAAACCCTGTTTGCCATTTCCCAACGGTTCGGCGTCAGTGTCGCGGATCTCCGGAAATGGAACGGAGTGAAGGAAAACAAGCTCGAAGCAGGCAGGAACATCAAGGTTTCGGCCGGGAAAGATTGA
- a CDS encoding methyltransferase domain-containing protein, giving the protein MSTNKGFAQHPHEIFSEWYRGTTPGQALKRLEFHYLSSGLKLTYNQITLQVGCPGDAPPLEGLPHGTSCLVTAGLKAANRAPTPLFAAPDEIPFGAQSVDIVYLVHVLEFSPEPCWILKECERILKPQGQLHVLALNPWNPKNLPRCVPMLLKSAEISLITPARVIAWLKNLNLDTCLVAGFSLTPECCLPNSGSLLSRSRAHLAAAYAVRAIKRRQRLIPTASSWSSIPELIGGCGSIETAFRMLEDLKSGHWTLRKRSGT; this is encoded by the coding sequence ATGAGTACGAATAAAGGCTTTGCTCAACACCCTCACGAGATATTCTCTGAATGGTATCGAGGCACGACGCCGGGGCAGGCACTCAAGCGATTGGAATTCCATTATTTGTCGAGTGGGCTAAAGCTTACTTACAATCAGATTACATTACAAGTTGGCTGCCCTGGCGACGCCCCCCCGCTCGAAGGCTTGCCGCATGGCACCTCATGCCTCGTCACTGCTGGCCTGAAGGCGGCCAATCGGGCGCCCACCCCGCTTTTTGCCGCGCCTGACGAAATTCCGTTCGGCGCCCAGAGCGTCGACATCGTCTACCTCGTCCACGTCCTCGAGTTTTCGCCGGAGCCGTGTTGGATCTTGAAAGAGTGTGAGCGTATTCTCAAGCCTCAGGGACAACTTCACGTTCTCGCGCTGAACCCATGGAATCCGAAGAACCTGCCGCGTTGTGTCCCCATGCTTCTGAAAAGCGCCGAGATCAGCCTCATCACGCCGGCCCGCGTGATTGCCTGGCTGAAAAACCTCAACCTGGACACCTGTCTGGTCGCCGGCTTCAGCCTGACCCCCGAATGCTGCCTGCCCAACAGCGGTTCTCTATTAAGCCGTTCCCGCGCCCATTTAGCGGCGGCCTATGCGGTTCGAGCGATCAAACGTCGCCAGCGGCTGATTCCAACTGCATCATCCTGGTCTTCGATTCCCGAATTGATCGGCGGCTGCGGCTCAATCGAAACTGCTTTCCGCATGCTTGAAGACTTGAAATCGGGCCACTGGACACTACGCAAGCGAAGCGGTACGTAG
- the ychF gene encoding redox-regulated ATPase YchF, which yields MALHVGIVGLPNVGKSTLFNALTKAAIAAENYPFCTIDPNVGVVPVPDPRLDVLAGIVKPERVVPTAIEFVDIAGLVAGASKGEGLGNQFLAHIRETDAIAHVVRCFENDDIVHVAGKVDPLSDIEVIGMELILADMATVERVLQRAQKAAKSGNKDEIERVRVLELVIKGLNSGTPVRAIPLPPEDVALLRELHLLTAKPTMYIANVQEGGFENNPLLEQVEAFARDEGSVVVPVCAAFEAELSQLEDEDKADFLAEIGFDEPGLNRVVRAGYRLLNLFTYFTAGVKEVRAWTIPAGATAPQAAGVIHTDFEKGFIRAEVIAYEDFVVCNGEQGAKDAGKWRLEGKDYVMRDGDVVHFRFNV from the coding sequence ATGGCATTACACGTCGGCATCGTCGGCTTGCCCAACGTCGGCAAGTCCACGCTTTTCAATGCGCTCACCAAGGCCGCCATTGCGGCCGAGAATTATCCGTTCTGCACCATTGATCCCAACGTGGGCGTGGTGCCCGTGCCCGATCCGCGGCTTGACGTGCTGGCCGGGATCGTGAAACCCGAGCGGGTGGTCCCGACTGCTATCGAGTTCGTCGACATTGCGGGCCTGGTAGCCGGTGCGTCGAAGGGAGAGGGTCTGGGCAACCAGTTTCTCGCCCACATCCGCGAGACCGACGCGATCGCGCACGTCGTCCGTTGCTTCGAGAATGACGACATCGTGCACGTCGCCGGAAAGGTCGATCCGCTTTCCGACATCGAAGTGATCGGGATGGAACTCATCCTCGCCGACATGGCGACCGTTGAGAGAGTCCTGCAGCGGGCCCAGAAGGCCGCAAAGTCCGGGAACAAGGACGAGATCGAGCGGGTTCGGGTGCTGGAGCTCGTCATCAAGGGTCTGAACTCGGGGACGCCGGTGCGGGCGATTCCGCTGCCTCCGGAGGACGTGGCCCTGTTGCGGGAACTGCACCTGCTTACCGCCAAGCCGACGATGTACATCGCCAACGTCCAGGAAGGCGGCTTTGAGAACAATCCGTTATTGGAGCAGGTCGAAGCCTTCGCGCGCGATGAAGGTTCGGTGGTCGTGCCGGTCTGTGCCGCCTTCGAGGCCGAACTATCCCAACTCGAAGACGAGGACAAGGCGGATTTCCTTGCGGAAATCGGCTTCGACGAACCGGGACTCAACCGGGTGGTGCGGGCAGGGTACCGCCTGCTGAACCTCTTCACTTACTTTACCGCCGGCGTCAAGGAAGTCCGCGCCTGGACCATTCCCGCGGGCGCGACCGCTCCCCAGGCGGCCGGCGTCATCCATACCGACTTCGAAAAAGGGTTCATCCGCGCGGAAGTGATTGCCTACGAAGACTTCGTCGTCTGCAATGGCGAGCAGGGCGCGAAAGACGCCGGGAAATGGCGTCTGGAAGGCAAGGATTACGTCATGCGCGATGGGGACGTCGTGCATTTCCGCTTCAATGTCTAA